A section of the Triticum dicoccoides isolate Atlit2015 ecotype Zavitan chromosome 7A, WEW_v2.0, whole genome shotgun sequence genome encodes:
- the LOC119328580 gene encoding two-component response regulator ORR25-like, with protein sequence MGGDRRQMMEDAAEDKFSEGLRVLVVDDDCVCLMVLEALLRRCKYQPTTVMDGKTALRMLMAGKQQFDLVITDVRMPDMDGFKLLELIRLEMDLPVIMISVDCDKKVVMKGIDHGASDFMVKPVRTHELKNIWQHVQRWRNPKAISHISDHDNDVQRVQPATTDKSKYSGNKRNVGDDSSENNEGTHISAIHRKPRMTWTIALHNKFLEAINQIGLDRAVPKKKYRLHLKRVKSNPSSDAYEIWNSSYNMNNKGNFMHNHEHGRWSVSSGDTASWSTNKYGSTGHLAPPMNIQSNFYTGSYLPFISNTTSVGGFTEQMAPFNMASNISSVGTMLNGSSTLDASRTSTNDTHRVNSERTTSMLHTLQTDDFVSLTQLHDGGDGASIVPMQEGTLNQQPLNDHLNEISAFSMDDIFSNMHVEDFIGDDAIVEEA encoded by the exons ATGGGTGGGGACCGAAGGCAGATGATGGAGGATGCGGCGGAGGACAAGTTTTCCGAAGGGTTACGTGTCCTCGTTGTGGACGACGACTGCGTCTGCCTCATGGTACTTGAAGCCCTGTTGCGCCGCTGTAAATACCAAC CAACGACGGTGATGGATGGAAAGACGGCGCTCAGGATGCTCATGGCGGGGAAGCAGCAGTTCGACCTGGTCATCACCGACGTGCGCATGCCGGACATGGACGGCTTCAAGCTCCTCGAGCTCATCCGCCTCGAGATGGATCTGCCCGTCATCA TGATATCCGTTGATTGCGACAAGAAGGTTGTGATGAAGGGGATAGATCATGGCGCGTCCGACTTTATGGTGAAGCCAGTGCGTACCCATGAGCTCAAAAACATATGGCAACATGTTCAAAGGTGGAGAAATCCCAAAGCAATAAGCCACATCAGCGATCATGACAATGATGTCCAGAGAGTTCAACCAGCGACTACTGACAAGAGTAAGTACTCGGGGAATAAGAGAAATGTTGGAGATGATTCTAGCGAGAACAATGAGGGCACGCATATATCCGCCATCCACAGAAAGCCCCGGATGACATGGACAATTGCGCTGCATAACAAGTTTCTAGAAGCTATCAACCAGATCGGCCTTGATA GGGCTGTTCCAAAAAAG AAGTATAGATTGCACTTAAAAAGAGTTAAGTCAAATCCCTCTAGTGATGCATATGAAATATGGAACTCATCGTACAACATGAACAACAAGGGCAATTTCATGCATAATCACGAACATGGAAGATGGAGTGTGTCCTCTGGCGACACTGCCTCTTGGAGTACAAACAAGTATGGTTCAACGGGTCACTTGGCTCCGCCGATGAACATCCAAAGCAACTTCTACACAGGGTCATACCTCC CATTCATAAGCAACACCACATCAGTGGGAGGCTTCACTGAGCAAATGGCACCATTCAACATGGCAAGCAACATAAGCTCAGTAGGAACGATGTTGAATGGTAGCTCTACACTTGATGCAAGTAGAACTTCAACTAATGATACTCATCGGGTCAACAGTGAAAGAACTACTTCGATGCTTCACACCCTTCAGACAGATGATTTCGTCTCATTGACTCAGCTACATGATGGTGGGGATGGAGCTAGCATTGTTCCTATGCAAGAAGGCACACTTAATCAGCAACCTCTTAATGATCATTTGAATGAAATCAGTGCCTTCTCAATGGATGATATATTTTCCAACATGCATGTGGAA GATTTCATTGGAGATGATGCTATCGTGGAAGAAGCATGA